A portion of the Gasterosteus aculeatus chromosome 12, fGasAcu3.hap1.1, whole genome shotgun sequence genome contains these proteins:
- the psmc3 gene encoding 26S proteasome regulatory subunit 6A: MASLSDKSVWDEVEDGIGEEVLKMSTEEIVQRTRLLDSEIKIMKSEVLRVTHELQAMKDKIKENTEKIKVNKTLPYLVSNVIELLDVDPNDQEEDGANVDLDSQRKGKCAVIKTSTRQTYFLPVIGLVDAEKLKPGDLVGVNKDSYLILETLPTEYDSRVKAMEVDERPTEQYSDIGGLDKQIQELVEAIVLPMNHKEKFENLGIQPPKGVLMYGPPGTGKTLLARACAAQTKATFLKLAGPQLVQMFIGDGAKLVRDAFALAKEKAPSIIFIDELDAIGTKRFDSEKAGDREVQRTMLELLNQLDGFQPNMQVKVIAATNRVDILDPALLRSGRLDRKIEFPMPNEEARARIMQIHSRKMNVSPDVNYEELARCTDDFNGAQCKAVCVEAGMIALRRGATELNHEDYMEGILEVQAKKKANLQYYA, from the exons ATGGCGTCGCTGAGTGACAAATCAGTTTGGGACGAAGTGGAGGATGGAATCGGCGaagaagttttaaaaatgtcCACGGAGGAGATAGTTCAACGGACTCGTCTACTCGACAGCGAAATAAAGATAATGAAGAGCGAGGTGCTGCGTGTGACCCACGAGCTGCAGGCCATGAAGGataaaatcaaagaaaacaCGGAGAAGATAAAGGTGAACAAAACCCTGCCGTATCTCGTGTCTAATGTGATCGAGCTGCTGGACGTGGACCCCAACgaccaggaggaggacggggctAATGTGGACCTGGACTctcaaaggaaaggaaagtGCGCCGTCATTAAGACCTCCACTCGACAGACCTACTTCCTGCCCGTGATCGGGCTGGTGGACGCCGAGAAGCTGAAGCCTGGAGACCTGGTTGGTGTCAACAAAGACTCCTACCTGATCCTGGAGACCTTGCCCACCGAGTATGACTCCAGAGTCAAGGCTATGGAGGTGGATGAGCGCCCCACGGAGCAGTACAGCGACATAGGAGGGCTGGACAAGCAGATCCAGGAGCTCGTGGAGGCCATCGTCCTGCCCATGAACCACAAGGAGAAGTTTGAAAACCTTGGCATCCAGCCACCCAAAGGAGTTCTGATGTACGGTCCACCTGGTACTGGGAAGACCCTCCTGGCCAGGGCCTGTGCCGCTCAGACCAAGGCCACCTTCCTGAAGCTTGCCGGTCCACAGCTGGTCCAGATGTTTATTGGCGATGGAGCCAAGCTGGTGAGGGACGCCTTCGCTCTGGCCAAAGAGAAAGCGCCATCCATCATCTTCATCGATGAGCTGGACGCCATCGGGACCAAGAGGTTTGACAGCGAGAAGGCAGGAGACCGAGAGGTGCAGAGGACCATGCTGGAGCTGCTCAACCAGCTGGATGGATTTCAGCCCAACATGCAGGTCAAG gtgATCGCCGCCACCAACCGGGTGGACATCTTGGACCCTGCgctgctgcgttcaggtcgcctGGACAGAAAGATTGAGTTCCCCATGCCAAACGAAGAGGCCAGAGCTCGCATCATGCAGATCCACTCCCGCAAGATGAACGTCAGCCCAGACGTCAACTACGAGGAGCTGGCTCGCTGCACCGACGACTTCAACGGAGCGCAGTGCAAGGCGGTGTGCGTGGAGGCCGGCATGATTGCGCTGCGCCGCGGGGCCACAGAGCTCAACCATGAAGATTACATGGAGGGAATCCTGGAAGTTCAGGCCAAGAAGAAGGCCAACCTTCAGTACTACGCCTga
- the psmb1 gene encoding proteasome subunit beta type-1 — MLSSNAFVDPGKMKDYHYTGPVEHRFSPYSFNGGTVLAVAGEDFAIVASDTRLSEGYSIHSRDSPKCYKLTDTTVIGCSGFHGDCLTLTKIIDARLKMYKHSNNKTMTSGAIAAMLSTILYGRRFFPYYVYNIIGGLDEHGKGAVYSFDPVGSYQRDTYKAGGSASAMLQPLLDNQIGFKNMEGVQHVPLTQDKAVQLVKDVFISAAERDVYTGDALRVCIITKEGISEQTVPLRKD, encoded by the exons ATGCTTTCTTCTAATGCGTTTGTGGACCCTGGGAAGATGAAAGACTATCACTATACCGGTCCAGTAGAGCACCGGTTCTCCCCTTACTCCTTCAACGGAGG aACCGTACTAGCTGTTGCTGGGGAAGACTTCGCCATCGTAGCCTCAGACACCAGGCTGAGTGAAGGCTACTCAATCCACAGCCGCGACTCGCCAAAATGCTACAAGCT GACAGACACAACCGTCATCGGCTGCAGCGGTTTCCACGGCGACTGTTTGACTCTGACTAAAATCATTGATGCCAGACTAAAG ATGTACAAACACTCAAATAACAAGACCATGACCAGCGGTGCCATTGCAGCCATGTTGTCCACCATCCTGTACGGCAGGAGGTTTTTTCCTTACTACGTCTACAACATCATCGGAGGACTAGATGAACACG GCAAGGGAGCAGTGTACAGTTTTGACCCAGTGGGCTCCTACCAGAGAGACACCTACAAGGCTGGAGGATCAGCAAGCGCCATGCTACAGCCCCTACTGGACAACCAG ATTGGCTTCAAGAACATGGAGGGTGTGCAGCACGTTCCTCTGACTCAGGACAAGGCAGTTCAGCTGGTCAAAGACGTCTTCATCTCTGCCGCAGAGAGAGATGTCTACACTGGAGATGCTCTTCGGGTCTGCATCATCACTAAGGAGGGCATCAGCGAGCAGACTGTACCACTGAGGAAGGATTGA